GTTTATGATTTCATGGTGGACCACCTGTCCTTTCATATCGTAAATGAAGAGTTCCGCCAGTTTGTTATTTTCAATGCTGATATTCAGTTCGTCGTGAGCAGGATTTGGATAAACCTTGATTTGGTTATCTTCATTACTGGCCGTTTCTGCAGACTCACCCAAGGGTCCTGTCAACGGGATCAGGTAATTGTTCGGGTTCACTTGCATGGAAGCCGTAATCCTGACATTATCGATATAGACATCATCATTATTATCACTCGCATCGCACATAAACCTGATCTTCATGTTTGCAGGGAAAGTATAACTGGTTTCCAGTATACTAACATTCGCACCATAGAAAATGCCATTATTGAAATTAGTAGTCCTGGCATAATTAGCCACGTTGTACCAAGTAGTTCCGTTGTAATACTGAACCCAGAAATTTTCAGTGGAATTGTCCATACTTATAGCGATAAATTCGAATTCCACATCGATCTGAACATACCCAGGAGTACTAACATCCACCCCATTAGTCAGGTAGAATGATGAAGGAACAGCGGTATTGTCCTGAATATCAATCGATGCAATCCCTCCTGAAGCGTACGTTCCGCCCGTATAACGTGCACAATCTGCTCCCCCATCGGTCCAGATACCCCAACCGGCCTCAAAATCTGAGAAGCTAAGCTCCACAGAACCAAATGGTGAAGCTTCCGTGGTGAAAGACCAAACTGAACATCCTGTAGCTGAACCATTTGCGTTATATGGAACCACCTTCCAGTAATAAACCGTGCTATAATTGAGATCTCCAGCAGGATCATAAGAAGTTACGGAACCAACATTTGTCCCGTTGATAATATTTGTCGGAGGATTATTGGTTCCGAAATACAAGGTATATCCCGTAGCATTGGTAACACTGCTCCATTGGAGGTTAGTGGTTATGCTGACCCCTGCAGCACCATTTAGTGGAGCAACCGGGCTGGTACAGGATGGAACTGCAACTACATTTATATAATTGGCTTTTGTCTCAGTATCAGAACCTGCTGTATTAGTGGCAACCAGGGATACTGTATAAATACCTGCCGTACTATAAGTTACGCTTGGATTTTGAGCCGTGCTGGTTGCAGGAGTTCCACCGTTAAAAGTCCATGACCATGAAGTCGGTCCGTTGGTCGAGAGATCTGTAAATTGAACGGCCTGTCCTTCAATAACCGTGGTATTGTTCGCGCTGAAATTTGCTACGGGTGGCTGTGGTGTTCCAAAGGATACAGTATAATCCTCTACCTCCCCATAACTGAATGTTTCACAAGAGGTTGGAACTGCATTATACTTCATTGTAACACGCATACGGGTCGTCCCTGAAACGCCTGTTGCAACAGTAAAATTACCGCTCACCGTCGTGGTGCTTGATGCCGGGGCAAAGGCTGTTTCATTAGCATCCAGGAAATCACCATCTTTATTATAGTCAATCCAGACCCTCCAATATTCAACATAGGTAGACCCTGAGAAAGCCGGAGTAAGGGTCACTGCAACATTACCGCCAGCTGTCATGGGAACGGTCAGGTTGGTGAAATTAGTATAACCTGCAGCGCCTGAACTGTTTATAAAGCTGTTGAAAGCAACCTGCCCTATCCATTCGTAAGAATAATTGCTTCCCTGGGATGCACAGTAGTTGATCTGAACTGCGTTCACCGTGATATAATTTGTCTTCAATTCCGTATCGCTGCCGGACGCATTAGTGGCCACCAGTGTGACTGAATATGTTCCCACAGTATTATAGGTTACAGTTGGATTTTGAACAGTCGAAGACGAAGGAGTCCCACCCGGGAACGACCAGCTCCATGATGTCGGGTTGCAATTGGTATTATCGGTAAAAGTAACCGTATTTCCAACTGTCACAGTAGTAGGACTTCCTGTGAAATTTGCTGTTATATTAGCAACCGAGATATAGCCGGTTTTTGTAAGTGTATTGGTTGTCGAGCCATTACCCACGATCAGTGTAACATCATATACTCCCGGTGTATTGTAGGTTACAACAGGATTCTGAACAGTTGATGTTCCAGGTGTACCACCCGGGAAAGTCCAGTTCCATGAAGTCGGAGAACCTGTTGACTGATCGGTGAAAGTGACCTGTCCGCCTGTGCAAACAGTCGTAGGAGCCCCTGAAAATTGAGCAGTCAATGCTGGTGGGGTAAAAGTAAAGGCGGCTATTTTCGTTTGCCTGCTGCCCCCGTATTCTGAAGTAAACCAGAAAGTATGGTCATTCAGCGGATCGATTGATATACTGGAATAATCACCCCAACGATTGTAGGCGGTCTGTGAACTGCTTCCATTCTGGATGACCTCTTCAGCCACATCCAATACACCGGAGGCTGAGGCATAGGCTGATGCTGACTGTCCGCAATACCTAATGCCTGGATATAAAGTAGTGCTTGAAACAGAGTAGCCCAATCCGAGTTCATTATAACCATTTAAAGCAACGCTTCCCATCCATCTGGAGTGACCGTCAGGCGCATAAGTACCTGACTGTCTGAGTGTCCAGGTTCCGGTTGTGCGTCGCAATTCATACCACCTGATACCGGCATGATCGGTCGCATCAACATCAACAGTATGACTGCACACAATAGTTTGGTAAGTGCCAAAATTCCTGTATTGAGGAACGTTCATAATAACCATGGGAATAGCATCAAGTTCCCTTGTCGTACCTTGTTGCTTGATATTGTCCCAGTTATTTCCGAAATTGCTGTCAAAAGCAGGAATATTGAGCTGCTGACTTCGTGTAAATGTAGAGCTTGATGGTGTTGTCCAGTTTACAGCCAATTCATATATCCACAGCTGGTCGACACCTCCGCCAATGGCGTCATCATTTATTGTGATAAATAAACCGGGAGCTCCTGCAGGCGCAAAAGCACCGTCATTATCAATTGGCGGAACGCACATAAATCCGTCAATTGTTGTGGGCCTCCATGCATTATTAAACCCTACCATCTGCGCTGTTCCACCAATGAGCATCTGGGCGCGCTCAAACACATAGATATCATTTCCAGTGCTGTTATTTGTACCCATGTAGTAACCATCACGCCAGATGCCGAACTTTTCATAATCAGGCATATCAGCAACATCAAACGAATACTTATGCCATACTCCGGTGGGGTCATTCGTAGCTGATACGGCGATCAGCATATAGTCATTTGAGCCACTGATAGAAAACTCAGCGACAAGCCACCTGTCGGCCTGTTCATCATAAAGGCAGATTGGGTCACCATCGTTATATTCTGATCCGGTGACTCCGCTGAAAAGCAGGTTCATATTGGCAGGCCCTGCGACCAGAGCGCCGTTTGCCTTGTTATAAATGGCATACACGGTGTTGATGGTTTGCATATAATGGTTCGGACCTATTGAACCATTAGCATCGGGTGGGTAATAAGGGGATGGTTGTCCGCTGAAATTCAACACCGGAGCCTTTATCCCCATTGTTTTGCCCATCTCTTGCTGCCAAACAGGGTCCGGTCCCTGCGGCAACGCTGTACTGGCATAAGGATAATGCCTTTCTTTCAGTTTTTTATTCAGCATTTTCTGCTCCCCTTTTAGTACCAATTGCTGAAATTCCGCATCGGTAATTGCAGGGAGGTCCCTTAACGCAGGAGATAACCCATGATAAACCCCTGTTTTTATTATAGAGGGGGAAATGGGATTGTCCTGGGCTGCCAGTTTAGCCATGCCGGATAAAATGACCAGAAATAAGTAAAGTGAAAGTCGCTTCATAATCTCAGTTTTTAAAGGTTAATTATTTAAAAAGATTGTCAATAGATTAAATTATAAGTTGATTCTGGAATTCTGTTCCATTCCAGATAAGAAAAATCCTTAGATTTTCTTTAATAATGAATTACGAAAAAGGATGATGGTAAAAATCAAACCAATTGGGGGGGAAATGGTTTACGATATAAAATTACATTGACGAATTGAAATATCCAAATTTTTATTAAAAAACTTTATCTTAAGACTAATAATTTAATACTCTGACATTCATTATTGCTTTCTGGAATCAAAAAGTAAATTCCGCATTGCCTCGCAGGATCTGGCCAAATACAGTAAATGATAATAAAACGGAAGCAATGATGAAAAACCTCATAGAGATCCTATTTACTCAGATATTCAATACTAAATCAAAACCAACCCGCTCCAAGTCCTCTGAATGGCCATGGAATAGAAACTAAAATCAGCAATAAAGCAACTGAATAATAAACCAGAATCTGCTTGTGCTTTTTTAATTCATCAACAGCCCGATCAGATTTAACATAACCGATCGTGACAAGGATAACTGAAATGATCATCAGGCCGATATGTTCAACCAGGAAGAACCTTAACAGGCTGTCTTTCATCGATGCGGCATCAAAGATCACTTTCGGACTTATGAAGTAAAGCACAAATCCCAAAACCAATTGAAGGTGGATGAAAATTAGTGCCAACCTGTTGAAAAAGCAATCATTGCAATTAGAAGAAGATTTCCTGGTCAGCTTAAAACCGGCATTTACGATGGCGGCAATAATGAATAATAACACCAGCCATCTCAGGCCGGAGTGGATATGGACGAAAATCGGATAAATGTTCATAACTTATTGAATTGTAGTATTTATAAAAAATGAAGCATAATCACTATATGTAACAGAAATAAAACAGCCTTCTTCATAAAATTTTGTCTATATAACTCATCATTCGTTCTTACTTTTACCTGATTCTTCAAAAGTACAAAAAATGATTAATGTAATCGACCTCCGAAGTGATACCGTCACCCGCCCCGGAAAGGAAATGCTGGATCGCATGTTTAAAGCCGAAGTTGGTGATGACGTCTTTGGTGATGATCCTACTGTCCAGTTACTGGAAGAGAAAATGGCCGGTATGTTCGGAAAAGAAGCTGCATTATTTTGCCCATCCGGCACTATGACAAACCAGGTTGCCGTAAAGGCTCATACCCAACCGGGAGAGGAAATCATCTGTGATATCACTTCCCACGTTTATAATTACGAAGGAGGCGGAATTGCATTCAATTCCGGATGCTCTGTCAGGCTTGTCCATGGAGACCGTGGACGCATGAAGCCAGACCAAATTTATGACAATATTAACCCTGATAATGTCCATTACCCGAAAACAAGGCTGGTTATTGCTGAAAACACTTCAAACAAAGGTGGAGGAAGCATTTATGATATAAATGACCTGTTACAGATCGGAAAAATCTGTCGCGAAAATGATTTGCTTTTTCACCTTGATGGGGCCCGCCTGTTTAATGCACTGGTTGAGACCGGGGAAAAAACAGAAGATTATGGAAAAATATTTGACTCCATTTCGGTTTGTTTTTCCAAAGGATTGGGAGCACCTGTCGGATCTATACTTACAGGCAGCAAAGATTTCATTTACAAAGCCCGCCGGATCAGAAAAGTGCTGGGTGGTGGCATGCGCCAGGTTGGCTATCTTGCCGCCGCAGCTGATTACGCAGTTGAAAACAATATACTGAGATTAAAGGATGACCATCGCCGGGCGAAGGATCTCGGTTCATTTCTTTCCGCAATGAATTTTATAGAGGAAGTCATGCCTGTTCAAACCAATATAATAATATTCAGCCTGAATGAAAAGTATTCTCAGGATGAATTTCTCAGATTGCTCAATGAGAAAGGGCTTTGGGCTGTGGGGTTCGGACCGCAGAAAATTCGCATGGTAACTCACCTGGATTATACCGATAAAATGCTTTCCAGGACCATCGATATTTTAAAAGGACTTTCCTGATTAAAAGATAATTTTAATTCTTTTCAGGCGCTTTCTTCTTTGAAACTGTCCGGTTCGCTTTTTCGCAGCTGATTAATCAAAGGTTTAAACTCTTTGCGGATCGTTTCCCATTTATCAGGGTATTTTTCAAGTAGTTGCCTGATTAAATCCCTGTTCTTTCCCAATGATTCAGTAATAGCCGGAGCTGATATCGGCGGATCCAATGCCTGCCCGACTTTCGAACTAATGATTGCTATATTTTTGTTTTTCAATCCAATAGCTGCCATTTCCAATTTGTCAAGTAATTGCATAGCCCTGGATTGACGACTGTCAATTTTTCTTGTAAACTGCTCCGTTTTCTCGATGACCTGGTAACTATCAAAATCAAGGCTGTAAGAATGGATCTTTACTACTTCTTCTTCGCTTAACATTAATAAATTCTCAGTGAATACAATAGCATTTTGGAGAATTACAGGTAAATGCTTCAGATTCCCTTTGAAATCCCTAATCTTATTTAATGCTTCATCCGTTAAAATATAAGTCCTGCCGTACTCCTTCGATAAATCCTGCAAGTGCAGCTGGGCCACGTTAATCATATTATCTCCATAACTAGCCTGAATTTGGTTAAGTTGCTCCTTCAGTGATATGTTTTCACTGATGACCGCTCTGACCCCATTATTCAAGGTTCGGAGCAATCTTCGGTTAGACAGGTTCAACTGGAGAAAGGATTTAAACTGATAATATAACAAATGACCGATAATTATTTTATGATCAGCAGTTAGCACCTTATCAGCCTTATTAAGACCAAAATTCCCGAGGTTCTGGTTGAAATAAATCAATAATAAATCATTCAGCTTATCAGTATCATTTTTAAAACGTAAAACAAGGATGACATTATCCAGCTCTGTAAAAATAGTAGGGACTGTCAGGCGCTGAGGGGAGAATTCGAATGGAAGGTCCTCCTTCTTGATCCATGCGAACTGATGATTTTCTGTCCTGAACTTTTGAATCATGACCATATTCTCAGGCCTTTGCAAAACTTCATCAAAGCTATCTTCTATGTCATGATCTCTTTTCCGTGACAAAATCCTGATCTGCCGGTCCCGTTGTGAAAAGTAAATACCTGCTATCTTTTCAATGCCTGGCAGGAATAAATCGGAGTAATGAAATACATTCTCAAATTCATCCCCGATGAATGAAAATAAACCTGGCTTCATGGTTAGTTGAGTTTTGGCAAAGATAAGAAAAATTAAGTACTTAAGTCAATAGTTAAGTAATAATATTAAGTTACTTAAGAATAAATTTAAATATTCCGAAGTTATTACTTAAGAAAACAATAACCACTTAATTTATTTGTTTTCAGCATTATAAGTACTATATCTTTGTATTATCTCCAATAAAAATCCTATTAATTATTAAGTATAAATTCATAAAATATTTTAAGTTAATTAAATTATGCTGAAGTCTGGTTCTAATTTTATCAGGATGTTATTTTACGGAAGATCCCACCACAAGATCCGGACTGATTCATATTGGACTGACTCCTATCCATCTCCTGAGCCTTCATGGCTGAGAAAAACAGCCAATACAACCAGTGACTGGATTTATAACCATATCGACAATTTCTTCCGGGGTCCCGCAAAT
This DNA window, taken from Bacteroidales bacterium, encodes the following:
- a CDS encoding PKD domain-containing protein, giving the protein MKRLSLYLFLVILSGMAKLAAQDNPISPSIIKTGVYHGLSPALRDLPAITDAEFQQLVLKGEQKMLNKKLKERHYPYASTALPQGPDPVWQQEMGKTMGIKAPVLNFSGQPSPYYPPDANGSIGPNHYMQTINTVYAIYNKANGALVAGPANMNLLFSGVTGSEYNDGDPICLYDEQADRWLVAEFSISGSNDYMLIAVSATNDPTGVWHKYSFDVADMPDYEKFGIWRDGYYMGTNNSTGNDIYVFERAQMLIGGTAQMVGFNNAWRPTTIDGFMCVPPIDNDGAFAPAGAPGLFITINDDAIGGGVDQLWIYELAVNWTTPSSSTFTRSQQLNIPAFDSNFGNNWDNIKQQGTTRELDAIPMVIMNVPQYRNFGTYQTIVCSHTVDVDATDHAGIRWYELRRTTGTWTLRQSGTYAPDGHSRWMGSVALNGYNELGLGYSVSSTTLYPGIRYCGQSASAYASASGVLDVAEEVIQNGSSSQTAYNRWGDYSSISIDPLNDHTFWFTSEYGGSRQTKIAAFTFTPPALTAQFSGAPTTVCTGGQVTFTDQSTGSPTSWNWTFPGGTPGTSTVQNPVVTYNTPGVYDVTLIVGNGSTTNTLTKTGYISVANITANFTGSPTTVTVGNTVTFTDNTNCNPTSWSWSFPGGTPSSSTVQNPTVTYNTVGTYSVTLVATNASGSDTELKTNYITVNAVQINYCASQGSNYSYEWIGQVAFNSFINSSGAAGYTNFTNLTVPMTAGGNVAVTLTPAFSGSTYVEYWRVWIDYNKDGDFLDANETAFAPASSTTTVSGNFTVATGVSGTTRMRVTMKYNAVPTSCETFSYGEVEDYTVSFGTPQPPVANFSANNTTVIEGQAVQFTDLSTNGPTSWSWTFNGGTPATSTAQNPSVTYSTAGIYTVSLVATNTAGSDTETKANYINVVAVPSCTSPVAPLNGAAGVSITTNLQWSSVTNATGYTLYFGTNNPPTNIINGTNVGSVTSYDPAGDLNYSTVYYWKVVPYNANGSATGCSVWSFTTEASPFGSVELSFSDFEAGWGIWTDGGADCARYTGGTYASGGIASIDIQDNTAVPSSFYLTNGVDVSTPGYVQIDVEFEFIAISMDNSTENFWVQYYNGTTWYNVANYARTTNFNNGIFYGANVSILETSYTFPANMKIRFMCDASDNNDDVYIDNVRITASMQVNPNNYLIPLTGPLGESAETASNEDNQIKVYPNPAHDELNISIENNKLAELFIYDMKGQVVHHEIINDEQQVIGLENFRTGVYMVFIITQEDTFKTKFIKK
- a CDS encoding aminotransferase class I/II-fold pyridoxal phosphate-dependent enzyme — protein: MINVIDLRSDTVTRPGKEMLDRMFKAEVGDDVFGDDPTVQLLEEKMAGMFGKEAALFCPSGTMTNQVAVKAHTQPGEEIICDITSHVYNYEGGGIAFNSGCSVRLVHGDRGRMKPDQIYDNINPDNVHYPKTRLVIAENTSNKGGGSIYDINDLLQIGKICRENDLLFHLDGARLFNALVETGEKTEDYGKIFDSISVCFSKGLGAPVGSILTGSKDFIYKARRIRKVLGGGMRQVGYLAAAADYAVENNILRLKDDHRRAKDLGSFLSAMNFIEEVMPVQTNIIIFSLNEKYSQDEFLRLLNEKGLWAVGFGPQKIRMVTHLDYTDKMLSRTIDILKGLS